In a genomic window of Shouchella clausii:
- a CDS encoding SEC-C domain-containing protein, which produces MPKRNDLCPCGSGKKYKKCCMNRSSNQAMVVQDELNQLETELLYMAFTRYQKQLTNWVQSYHSVYPEADKTVTETLSSMLLVWLIFTKPIQEDGTTIFDVFYEGKKRKLKRPKTAFLLETWKHTRPAVLEIKQQTDERVYRSVDLLTGRKIDHTLPTEHDETAQPGSTVIGFPAKSDPHMSFIGPVISHLPEKTAAIKQKVAAFANETEDAFLQKWPQLLSALLNSEQAPTVAPDQFRWHTEKQKETAEALLNGLRLDQCPPEIEMLALEKWSQFCQEHNPAIRKPEAYAAAMEYALQTIAPISATQKALAKKYGVSPSTISARSAEIVTVLKETATA; this is translated from the coding sequence ATGCCTAAACGAAACGATCTGTGCCCATGCGGGAGCGGAAAAAAATATAAAAAATGCTGTATGAATCGCTCATCTAACCAGGCAATGGTCGTGCAAGACGAACTAAACCAGCTTGAAACAGAATTGCTTTACATGGCATTTACCCGCTACCAAAAACAGTTAACAAATTGGGTGCAAAGCTACCATTCCGTTTATCCTGAGGCTGATAAAACAGTGACTGAAACACTTTCAAGCATGTTGCTTGTTTGGTTGATTTTCACTAAGCCCATTCAAGAGGACGGGACAACGATTTTTGATGTTTTTTACGAAGGGAAAAAGAGAAAGCTTAAACGCCCAAAAACTGCTTTCCTGTTAGAAACTTGGAAACACACGCGCCCAGCTGTTCTTGAAATTAAACAGCAAACGGATGAGCGTGTGTACAGAAGCGTCGACTTGTTAACGGGACGAAAGATCGACCATACATTGCCAACTGAGCATGACGAGACCGCACAACCAGGCTCCACTGTCATCGGTTTTCCGGCAAAATCTGATCCGCATATGTCCTTTATTGGTCCTGTTATTAGCCATTTGCCTGAAAAAACGGCTGCTATTAAACAAAAAGTCGCTGCGTTTGCAAACGAAACAGAAGACGCCTTTTTGCAAAAGTGGCCACAGCTGTTGTCAGCCCTTTTAAATAGCGAACAGGCTCCAACAGTTGCTCCTGATCAGTTCCGCTGGCATACAGAAAAACAAAAGGAAACAGCCGAAGCATTGCTCAATGGCCTCCGCCTTGATCAGTGCCCGCCGGAAATTGAAATGCTTGCCTTAGAGAAATGGAGCCAGTTTTGCCAGGAACACAACCCGGCAATCCGCAAGCCAGAAGCGTACGCTGCTGCGATGGAATACGCCCTTCAAACGATTGCGCCTATTTCCGCTACACAAAAAGCACTTGCTAAAAAGTACGGTGTTAGCCCATCAACGATTTCCGCCCGCTCAGCAGAAATTGTGACTGTGCTAAAAGAAACAGCAACGGCCTAA
- a CDS encoding uracil permease, with translation MNGHYPLFKKQDIDAFFALFQNNLANFVVITVTLLGMGFPESLVFGRIIPGVAVAVIAGNLYYAHMAKRLAIKEKRTNVTALSYGVSTPVMFVFLFGVTAPALAMTNDHELAWKIAVAAAFLSGLVEALVAFFGNWVRKHTPRPALLGALAGVAFTFVAGEMLFSVFDVPVIGLVALSIILLGFVAKVGMPFRIPTSLFAIIIGVILAFALGYQSSSDVTNAFANVGFYPFLPTLAAFEGMSALFGVMIGLLGILIPITIYNAIETMNNVDAMAAAGDSYDVRECQAVDGIGAMLGACFGGMFPTTVYIATVGAKEMEAGRGYSILNAVMFLFAAATGLIAAFSALIPMAAIAPILVFVGMSMISSTFANNEKKYYPAVALAMLPYIANYMMTRFNNSAGEVVAGISEGIVPLGQGAMFTAIIIGAITVCLIDRTFHKAALFAGIGAVLAFFGFTHAPSLALNAAFDYTIGYALIALFFVYIGFREQKQEASLAREQATKAA, from the coding sequence ATGAATGGCCATTATCCTTTATTTAAAAAACAAGACATTGATGCATTTTTTGCTCTTTTTCAAAACAATCTCGCAAACTTTGTTGTCATTACTGTTACTTTACTGGGAATGGGATTTCCAGAGTCTCTTGTCTTTGGCCGCATTATTCCTGGCGTGGCTGTCGCTGTTATTGCCGGAAACCTCTATTATGCACACATGGCCAAACGGCTAGCGATAAAAGAAAAACGTACAAATGTAACGGCGTTATCCTATGGCGTATCTACGCCTGTCATGTTTGTGTTTCTATTCGGTGTTACCGCTCCCGCTTTGGCGATGACAAACGACCACGAACTGGCCTGGAAAATAGCTGTAGCTGCTGCTTTTTTATCAGGCCTTGTTGAAGCGCTCGTTGCTTTTTTTGGCAATTGGGTCAGAAAGCACACGCCGCGTCCGGCGTTATTAGGCGCATTAGCAGGGGTGGCGTTTACGTTTGTTGCCGGGGAGATGTTGTTTTCTGTTTTTGATGTGCCTGTCATTGGCCTTGTTGCCTTGTCGATCATTTTGCTTGGCTTTGTGGCAAAAGTCGGGATGCCTTTTCGCATTCCTACGTCCCTTTTTGCGATTATAATTGGCGTCATACTGGCGTTTGCACTAGGCTACCAATCTAGTTCAGACGTTACAAACGCGTTTGCAAATGTTGGTTTCTATCCGTTTTTGCCAACGTTGGCAGCGTTCGAAGGCATGTCCGCTTTATTTGGCGTGATGATTGGTTTGCTCGGCATACTCATTCCGATTACAATTTACAATGCGATTGAAACGATGAACAATGTTGATGCAATGGCGGCAGCGGGCGACTCGTATGATGTTCGTGAATGCCAGGCAGTAGATGGAATTGGCGCGATGCTCGGCGCTTGTTTCGGGGGCATGTTCCCGACAACTGTGTATATTGCAACAGTAGGCGCTAAGGAAATGGAAGCCGGTCGGGGTTACAGCATCTTAAATGCAGTGATGTTTTTATTTGCAGCAGCAACTGGCCTCATCGCTGCTTTTTCGGCACTTATTCCGATGGCGGCGATTGCGCCGATTCTTGTCTTTGTCGGCATGTCGATGATATCGAGTACGTTTGCCAACAACGAGAAAAAGTACTATCCAGCGGTTGCTTTAGCCATGCTTCCTTATATCGCCAACTACATGATGACACGTTTTAACAATAGCGCAGGGGAAGTGGTGGCAGGCATTTCTGAAGGGATTGTCCCTCTAGGCCAAGGAGCAATGTTTACAGCTATAATTATTGGCGCTATTACCGTGTGCCTCATTGATCGAACGTTCCACAAAGCGGCGCTTTTTGCCGGGATCGGCGCTGTCCTTGCTTTCTTTGGCTTTACACATGCTCCTTCGCTCGCTCTTAATGCGGCTTTCGACTACACGATTGGCTATGCCTTAATTGCTTTGTTCTTTGTCTACATCGGTTTCCGTGAACAAAAGCAAGAAGCCTCGCTAGCGAGAGAACAAGCAACGAAAGCGGCCTAA
- a CDS encoding regulatory YrvL family protein: MHKGSSLLTVCVTVFFIIVISAAVLAFIFGIYYLGMAGLFQLLGIRYDSVQALALFVLLFLLIGIFIELFAKVFNTLLLPAVGSRPLQKILEFCIRYTFTLPVVFLLDHYMSTIHIKLMSQAALAAFVVVIEMLIDNEDYSQKG, translated from the coding sequence ATGCATAAGGGTTCTTCGCTGCTTACTGTATGCGTGACTGTGTTTTTTATCATTGTCATCTCAGCAGCGGTTCTCGCATTCATCTTTGGTATATATTATTTAGGGATGGCCGGTTTGTTCCAACTGCTTGGCATTCGCTATGACTCTGTTCAGGCTTTAGCTTTGTTTGTCTTGCTTTTTTTGTTGATCGGCATTTTTATTGAATTGTTTGCTAAAGTGTTCAATACGTTGCTTCTTCCTGCTGTCGGAAGCAGACCGCTTCAGAAAATACTAGAATTTTGCATAAGATATACATTCACACTTCCTGTTGTTTTTTTGCTTGACCACTATATGTCTACCATCCACATTAAACTGATGTCGCAAGCAGCCCTTGCTGCGTTTGTCGTCGTAATAGAGATGCTCATTGACAATGAGGATTACAGCCAAAAAGGCTGA
- a CDS encoding 5'-nucleotidase C-terminal domain-containing protein, with product MPIRKSMRHMILLVFALFFCLTVPQSVSGETGEKTLHIIHTNDIHASFDEYGKVAAYIQNKRQMSDHFLYVDAGDFASGNPVVDLNYGKPMIDIFNLVGLDAFTIGNHEFDYGQDHLKTNMEQANFPWLAANLDTGATDVENTKPYVLLDADGISVALFSLTQAPPATAPANVVGMDFDNDYIGTALAYKDELESQADVIIALTHIGYDQDRRLANEVEYFDAIIGGHSHTTLNAPAIVNGTPIVQTGSNLQHIGELEFTYNETTDEVTEVSGQLTAVSSLTETDEDVQAVIDKYNEEMDELLGKVIGYSNTGLSRDGRYDRDVPLGNFWTDAMRAFADADIALTNNGGIRDSIAPGEVTLNDIYKIEPFANEIMVIEMTGEAIENVIAYSYARDDRNQIDLQTSGLHYEIITGMTGNFIDVNVSIDGQPLEADSTYKVAVADYIGTGGSGYHFEGEILQETVGLMTTAMEQYALERTAAGHALDYESEGRIALKVDPTAPNPGEIIGSTNTGLYSENKNKQDVGLGNLYADSIRAKTGSDFALLNGSSITGEIPPGSITDKQIEALDRYGNTIVVVETTGSRLKEVLLEQSRYHRGVDLQGSGLTYTLIPDENSGFSDVTILLENGEPLDPDGTYTVAYNDYMHASTFYNLGTAVDDSYGPVWQAVVDYASTQTEPIDYTEGSRIAIEGKEPEDPTGTLTIAEAIANNSGTKAVKGYIVGSINNNRPIIGEGSHAPSNLLLADSPDETDRAKMLPVQLVNGTPVRNGLNLVNNPENIGKQVRIIGSLETYFGTPGMRNPSTYAFIEEPVEPEPELPACDYKAWEKTAIYTAGDRVEHEGDFYEAKWWTQGENPADSGRWDVWKKATDCYEDPDGPQEWQADEIYTAGDRVYYEGQLYEAKWWTQGENPSESGQWDVWKKVTDSEEVPEGPQEWNATTIYVAGDRVFYEGRLYEAKWWTQGENPSESGQWDVWKKVSN from the coding sequence ATGCCGATACGAAAATCAATGCGACACATGATTCTGCTAGTTTTTGCTCTATTCTTCTGTTTAACCGTTCCACAATCCGTTTCTGGAGAAACAGGTGAAAAAACGCTTCATATTATTCACACTAATGATATCCATGCTAGCTTTGACGAGTATGGGAAAGTGGCAGCTTACATACAGAACAAGCGGCAAATGTCCGACCATTTTCTGTATGTCGATGCCGGTGATTTTGCGAGCGGCAACCCTGTCGTCGATTTAAATTACGGAAAGCCAATGATCGACATATTTAACCTTGTTGGCTTAGATGCATTTACAATTGGCAACCATGAGTTCGATTACGGGCAAGACCATTTAAAAACGAACATGGAACAGGCAAACTTTCCTTGGCTTGCCGCCAACCTTGATACAGGGGCGACGGATGTCGAAAATACGAAACCTTATGTGTTATTAGATGCGGATGGCATCTCCGTTGCATTATTTAGCTTAACGCAGGCGCCGCCAGCAACAGCACCAGCAAATGTAGTTGGTATGGATTTTGATAATGATTATATAGGAACAGCGCTTGCTTATAAAGACGAGTTGGAAAGTCAAGCTGATGTCATTATTGCTCTGACTCATATCGGCTACGACCAAGACCGCCGCCTTGCGAATGAGGTCGAGTATTTTGATGCTATTATAGGCGGCCATTCTCATACGACATTAAACGCTCCTGCCATTGTAAACGGCACGCCAATTGTCCAAACGGGTTCCAATTTGCAACATATAGGTGAACTGGAGTTTACCTACAATGAAACGACTGATGAGGTAACGGAAGTTTCAGGCCAGCTTACAGCGGTATCCTCCTTAACAGAAACGGATGAAGACGTCCAAGCAGTTATTGATAAGTACAACGAAGAGATGGATGAGCTTCTCGGCAAAGTAATCGGCTATTCAAACACCGGGCTATCCCGTGACGGGCGCTATGATCGCGATGTTCCTCTCGGCAATTTTTGGACAGATGCCATGCGCGCTTTTGCCGATGCAGATATTGCCTTAACGAATAATGGCGGCATTCGCGACAGCATTGCCCCAGGCGAAGTGACATTAAACGACATCTATAAAATTGAGCCTTTTGCCAATGAGATTATGGTGATTGAAATGACAGGCGAAGCGATCGAAAACGTCATCGCCTATTCATACGCCCGTGATGATCGCAACCAAATTGATTTGCAAACATCAGGTCTACACTACGAAATTATAACAGGAATGACAGGCAACTTTATTGACGTGAACGTATCAATTGATGGCCAGCCACTTGAGGCAGACTCCACTTATAAAGTGGCAGTTGCTGACTATATTGGCACTGGCGGATCAGGATACCATTTTGAAGGCGAAATCTTACAAGAAACAGTCGGCCTAATGACGACGGCAATGGAACAATATGCTTTGGAACGTACGGCTGCAGGCCACGCGCTTGACTACGAAAGCGAGGGGCGGATTGCTTTAAAAGTGGATCCAACTGCGCCAAATCCAGGGGAGATCATCGGCTCGACGAACACAGGCCTTTATTCTGAAAACAAAAACAAACAAGATGTTGGCCTTGGCAACTTATACGCCGATTCAATTCGCGCTAAAACAGGCAGCGACTTTGCGCTTTTAAACGGTTCTTCCATCACTGGAGAAATTCCTCCAGGCTCGATTACAGACAAACAAATTGAAGCTCTCGACCGTTATGGCAACACCATTGTTGTTGTCGAAACGACAGGTTCCCGCTTAAAAGAAGTTTTACTCGAGCAATCACGTTACCATCGAGGCGTTGATTTGCAAGGTTCTGGCTTGACTTACACGCTCATTCCAGACGAGAACAGCGGCTTTAGCGACGTGACTATACTACTTGAAAACGGCGAACCACTTGATCCTGATGGAACGTATACCGTCGCTTATAACGACTATATGCATGCCTCAACCTTTTACAACCTCGGCACGGCCGTTGATGACAGCTACGGCCCTGTTTGGCAAGCTGTAGTTGATTATGCATCAACGCAAACAGAGCCAATCGATTATACAGAAGGAAGCCGCATTGCCATTGAAGGCAAAGAGCCGGAAGACCCTACTGGCACACTGACTATCGCAGAAGCAATCGCCAACAACTCAGGCACAAAGGCAGTCAAGGGCTACATTGTCGGGTCGATCAATAACAACCGACCTATTATCGGCGAAGGCAGCCACGCCCCTTCTAACTTGTTATTGGCAGACTCACCAGATGAGACAGACAGGGCGAAGATGTTGCCTGTTCAGCTTGTGAACGGCACCCCTGTCCGAAATGGGCTAAACTTAGTCAACAATCCTGAAAACATTGGCAAACAAGTACGGATAATAGGTTCGCTAGAAACTTATTTTGGAACGCCAGGCATGAGAAACCCATCAACATACGCTTTTATCGAAGAACCAGTTGAACCAGAACCTGAGCTACCAGCATGCGATTATAAAGCGTGGGAGAAAACCGCCATTTATACAGCTGGCGACCGCGTCGAGCATGAAGGCGATTTTTATGAAGCCAAATGGTGGACACAAGGGGAAAATCCTGCTGATTCAGGAAGGTGGGACGTCTGGAAAAAAGCAACTGATTGCTATGAGGATCCTGATGGACCGCAAGAATGGCAAGCAGATGAAATCTACACTGCCGGCGATCGTGTTTACTATGAAGGCCAGCTATACGAAGCAAAATGGTGGACGCAAGGTGAGAATCCGAGTGAATCGGGACAGTGGGATGTTTGGAAAAAAGTGACTGATTCCGAGGAAGTACCTGAAGGACCACAAGAGTGGAATGCTACCACTATTTATGTCGCTGGCGACCGCGTGTTCTATGAGGGCCGACTATACGAAGCGAAATGGTGGACGCAAGGCGAAAATCCGAGTGAATCGGGACAATGGGATGTTTGGAAAAAAGTAAGCAACTAG